The Lutibacter sp. Hel_I_33_5 genome has a window encoding:
- a CDS encoding uracil-DNA glycosylase — MKLNIANVWNTSLQSEFNKSYFKELIDFVSQEYNSHQCFPIKDDIFAAFNYCSFDDVKVVVIGQDPYHGENQANGLCFSVKDGIKHPPSLINIFKEQTTDLGKEYPESGDLSSWAKQGVLLLNATLTVRAHEAGSHQKQGWETFTDAVIKEISNQKENVVFLLWGGFAKKKVKLIDKKKHHILESGHPSPLSANRGYWFGNQHFSKTNEYLNSLGLSSIDW; from the coding sequence ATGAAATTAAACATTGCCAACGTCTGGAATACTTCTTTACAATCAGAATTTAATAAATCTTATTTTAAAGAGTTAATAGATTTTGTTTCTCAAGAATATAATAGTCATCAATGTTTTCCGATAAAAGATGACATTTTTGCAGCTTTTAATTATTGTTCTTTTGATGATGTAAAAGTGGTGGTTATTGGCCAAGATCCCTATCACGGAGAAAATCAAGCAAACGGTTTGTGTTTTTCTGTAAAAGATGGAATAAAGCATCCTCCATCATTAATTAATATTTTTAAAGAGCAAACTACCGATTTAGGTAAAGAATATCCAGAAAGTGGTGATTTGTCTTCTTGGGCTAAACAAGGTGTTTTATTGTTAAATGCTACGTTAACAGTAAGAGCACATGAAGCTGGAAGTCATCAAAAACAAGGTTGGGAAACGTTTACGGATGCTGTTATTAAAGAAATTTCTAATCAAAAAGAAAACGTTGTTTTCTTACTTTGGGGCGGTTTTGCAAAGAAAAAAGTAAAATTGATTGATAAAAAGAAACATCATATTTTAGAATCTGGACATCCATCGCCATTAAGTGCCAATAGAGGATATTGGTTTGGAAATCAGCATTTTTCTAAAACAAATGAATATTTAAATTCTCTTGGACTGTCGTCAATTGATTGGTGA
- a CDS encoding translation initiation factor produces MDLQDQLKNLFPEHKVTEKVVEKKPDIWLQDAPLIFKYEKRKGKPITIIEGYTGATSDFKKLAKEIKTKLSVGGSFKDEKIIIQGDYRDTIMQMLKDKGFAVKRVGG; encoded by the coding sequence ATGGATTTACAAGATCAATTAAAAAATTTATTTCCAGAACATAAAGTCACAGAAAAAGTGGTTGAAAAAAAGCCAGACATTTGGCTACAAGACGCCCCTTTGATTTTTAAATACGAAAAAAGAAAAGGGAAACCAATTACAATAATAGAAGGCTATACTGGCGCAACATCCGATTTTAAAAAACTAGCAAAAGAAATAAAAACGAAGTTAAGTGTGGGTGGTTCTTTTAAAGATGAAAAGATTATCATACAAGGAGATTATAGAGATACGATTATGCAAATGCTAAAAGACAAAGGTTTTGCAGTGAAACGTGTTGGAGGTTAA
- a CDS encoding substrate-binding domain-containing protein produces the protein MTDLKVGGVPEHFNYPWYLTLKNKEYTKQNINLRWKDYHGGTGQMCKALRSGEVDIAIVLTEGIIKDIAAGNPSKIVQTFVKSPLIWGIHVGATSSFKKIEDLEHATIAISRFGSGSHLMAIVNAHNNGWDLDKLKFKVIGNLQGGIDALTNGEADYFMWEHFTTKPLVDNGTFRRIDDCPTPWPCFVVAVRNEVLENNFTEVKKVLDIINHQTEDFKDIKNIDSILAERYSQQLEDIQKWLKITEWNEGKPITKNLVTRIQNKMISFNVIEEKKNSGEFIKNMYI, from the coding sequence ATGACAGACTTAAAAGTTGGTGGCGTACCAGAACATTTTAACTACCCTTGGTACTTAACACTAAAAAATAAAGAATACACAAAACAAAATATCAATCTGCGTTGGAAAGATTATCATGGTGGCACTGGACAAATGTGCAAAGCACTGCGTTCTGGAGAGGTTGATATTGCCATTGTTTTAACAGAAGGAATTATTAAGGATATTGCCGCAGGAAATCCATCTAAGATCGTACAAACATTTGTAAAGAGCCCACTTATTTGGGGAATTCATGTTGGCGCTACATCATCCTTTAAAAAAATAGAAGATTTAGAACATGCTACCATAGCTATAAGCAGATTCGGTTCTGGCTCACATTTAATGGCAATAGTAAATGCCCATAATAATGGTTGGGATTTAGACAAACTTAAATTTAAAGTGATTGGTAATTTACAAGGCGGAATTGATGCGCTTACAAACGGAGAAGCAGATTATTTTATGTGGGAGCATTTTACCACCAAACCTTTGGTAGATAATGGTACTTTTAGAAGAATTGACGACTGCCCTACTCCCTGGCCTTGTTTTGTTGTTGCAGTAAGAAATGAAGTTTTAGAAAATAATTTTACAGAGGTTAAGAAAGTCTTAGACATTATAAATCATCAAACAGAAGATTTTAAAGACATAAAAAATATTGATTCCATCTTAGCTGAAAGATATAGTCAGCAGTTAGAAGACATTCAAAAATGGCTTAAAATAACGGAGTGGAACGAGGGAAAACCCATCACAAAAAATTTAGTAACAAGAATTCAAAATAAAATGATCTCCTTTAACGTTATTGAGGAGAAGAAAAATTCTGGTGAATTCATAAAAAATATGTACATTTAA
- a CDS encoding nucleoside phosphorylase, protein MKIKESELILNPDGSIYHLNLRPEHIATNIIFVGDQDRVDKVTQYFDSIEFTTQKREFKTVTGTYKNKRLTVISTGIGADNIDIVLNELDALVNIDLKTREIKPKHTTLSIVRIGTSGSLQKDIPVDSFLLSSYGLDINGMLRSYLVDEISHPEIEHAFVAQTDWNTKKTYPLIIANDKNLEEKLLSSTMYTGITATAGGFYGPQGRVLRLALQDDELNKKIDNFNYKGLRVTNLEMETSAIYGLAKLLGHKACSLNAIMANRVNGIFSKNPEETIDKLIKYTLDKLV, encoded by the coding sequence ATGAAAATTAAAGAATCTGAGCTTATCTTAAATCCAGATGGAAGTATCTATCATCTTAATTTAAGACCAGAACATATTGCTACAAATATTATTTTTGTAGGAGATCAAGATAGAGTTGATAAAGTAACCCAATATTTTGATTCTATTGAATTTACCACTCAAAAGCGTGAGTTTAAAACAGTTACTGGAACCTATAAAAACAAAAGACTTACCGTTATTTCTACCGGAATTGGTGCTGATAATATTGATATTGTACTTAACGAATTAGACGCTTTGGTTAATATCGATTTAAAAACAAGAGAAATTAAACCAAAACACACTACGTTATCAATTGTTAGAATTGGAACTTCTGGTTCGTTACAAAAAGATATTCCTGTTGATAGTTTTTTATTGAGTTCTTATGGTTTGGATATTAACGGAATGCTCCGCTCCTATTTAGTTGATGAGATTTCTCACCCAGAAATAGAACATGCTTTTGTTGCACAAACCGATTGGAATACTAAAAAAACGTATCCGTTAATTATTGCAAATGATAAAAATTTAGAAGAAAAATTGCTTTCATCAACAATGTATACAGGTATTACCGCTACAGCTGGCGGATTTTACGGCCCACAGGGACGTGTTTTACGTTTAGCGCTACAAGATGATGAATTAAATAAAAAGATTGATAATTTCAACTATAAGGGACTTAGAGTAACCAATTTAGAAATGGAAACTTCTGCTATTTATGGTTTAGCTAAATTATTAGGTCATAAAGCCTGTTCTTTAAACGCAATTATGGCAAACAGAGTAAACGGAATATTTAGCAAGAATCCGGAAGAAACAATAGATAAATTAATAAAATATACATTAGACAAATTAGTTTAA
- a CDS encoding isopenicillin N synthase family oxygenase — translation MNSIPSVDLSDFLSDDESRKEKFIAEIGHAYENIGFVALKGHFLDDTLVNDLYTEIKNFFDLPENVKESYEIPGIGGQRGYVSFGKESAKGKKEGDLKEFWHFGQYVDADSKYAKEYPDNVTVNELPNFNKVGKQTYQMLEKTAKYVLRSLALHLDLEETYFDKYIKSGNSILRPIHYPPIKTEPKGAERAAAHGDINLITLLMGAQGKGLQVQNLAGDWIDAVAEPDELMINVGDMLSRHSNNKLKSTIHRVTNPPKELWGTSRYSIPFFMHPISDMKLDVLENCIDEEHPKQFDDISAGEFLDERLRELGLKK, via the coding sequence ATGAATAGCATACCAAGTGTAGATTTATCCGACTTTTTATCGGACGATGAAAGTAGAAAAGAAAAATTCATTGCAGAAATCGGTCATGCATACGAAAACATTGGTTTTGTAGCCTTAAAAGGTCACTTTTTAGATGATACCTTAGTCAACGATTTATATACAGAAATCAAGAACTTTTTCGATTTACCTGAGAATGTAAAAGAAAGTTATGAAATTCCTGGAATTGGCGGACAAAGAGGCTATGTTTCTTTTGGAAAAGAATCTGCTAAAGGTAAAAAAGAAGGCGATTTAAAAGAATTTTGGCACTTTGGTCAATATGTAGATGCAGATTCAAAATACGCAAAAGAATACCCAGATAACGTTACCGTTAATGAATTACCAAACTTTAATAAAGTTGGTAAGCAAACGTACCAAATGTTAGAGAAAACGGCTAAATATGTCTTACGTTCTTTAGCCTTACACTTAGATTTAGAGGAAACTTATTTTGATAAGTATATAAAAAGTGGAAATAGTATTTTACGCCCAATCCATTATCCGCCAATAAAAACAGAACCTAAAGGTGCAGAACGCGCTGCGGCTCATGGAGATATTAACTTAATTACATTGTTAATGGGAGCGCAAGGAAAAGGTTTACAAGTACAAAACCTTGCAGGTGATTGGATTGATGCTGTTGCAGAGCCAGATGAATTAATGATTAATGTTGGCGATATGTTATCACGTCATAGTAATAACAAGCTAAAATCGACTATTCACCGTGTTACTAATCCGCCAAAAGAACTTTGGGGAACCTCACGATATTCAATTCCATTTTTTATGCACCCTATTTCTGATATGAAATTAGATGTTTTAGAAAATTGTATTGATGAAGAGCATCCAAAACAATTTGATGATATTTCTGCTGGAGAATTTTTAGATGAACGTTTAAGAGAATTAGGACTTAAGAAATAG
- a CDS encoding T9SS type A sorting domain-containing protein has translation MNTKLFFLASFCLLISNLTQSQNVNIPDWEFKQALLNYNPSIDTDNNNEISLTEAAAVTTLNISNRQSQEDMGGCPDPNDPACVGGGGITSYGISDFTGIEAFTNLTSLTCKNNELTSLNVSALTNLTYLDCSSNQNYGVTIQSFPGIGTLVLPSSGSLETLITNNNNLTSLDLQQQTSLTTLNLGSNRVTMLDALMQTSLVSLVCNSNNMNTLILPNTNSLTTINTSFNKITSLDTSPYTSLVSLVCNNNLINSLLLPNTNTLTTLKCYINQIPSLDIINNVGLTHLDCRNNPLLSLNLTQNTALTVLNCSATQLSSLDLTTNTLLNTVACGGNQISSLDLSRQTNLNTLYCNSNQLTSLNIKNGNNTSIVTSKFNASNNPNLNLICVDNITYANTNFTNKDSQSFYSDLCSFIPTNSNTIKGTVSFDFNNDGCDPSDTKSINTKLTNTAANTSNVTFTNNNGEYLMYTQEATNNIEIFTNLPSFFSVTPTTQSKTFSGSGSTEVIDFCITANQVVNDVKVTVIPTFEARPGFDTSVRVYYENIGSSTLSGNIDLAFLDTQLNFLSENSSIPSTTLGSQTSTLLTWSYTNLLPFEKGFIEVHFNINTPVDPINPVNGGDEITYTSTITCTDTDVDLNNNTSSATEPVVNSYDPNDIICFEGDYIDTVELPNFLNYRIRFQNTGSASAINIVVKNELDADLDWDTFTPISASHNYRPSLTDGNKLEFIFENIHLADSLSNEPESHGWVFFKIKPKSTFSLSDVVESTANIFFDYNAPVITNTARTQRSKIATLTTTDALRINGTSVDLAGNISTNGGAAVTERGIVYSLTSDTADPLIGSSNVIKISNGTGIGSFTNTVTNLTLNTPYSYKSYAINAEGTSYGSVKTFTTATTVLSSNDIFTSKNLRLYPNPVTDILTLKLSNQFKIKKMKIFTIFGKLIMESTTKKIDLSKISNGIYLVKIVTDKGTVSRKIVKH, from the coding sequence ATGAATACAAAACTATTTTTTCTCGCATCATTCTGTTTACTAATTTCTAATTTAACGCAAAGTCAAAATGTAAATATTCCAGACTGGGAATTTAAACAAGCTTTACTCAATTATAATCCAAGTATTGATACCGACAATAATAATGAAATTTCGTTAACAGAAGCAGCAGCTGTTACAACTTTAAATATTTCTAATCGTCAAAGCCAAGAAGACATGGGAGGATGTCCTGATCCAAATGACCCTGCGTGTGTAGGTGGTGGTGGAATAACTTCTTATGGTATTTCAGATTTTACAGGTATTGAAGCTTTTACAAATTTAACTTCATTAACATGTAAAAATAATGAGCTTACTAGTTTAAATGTGTCTGCATTAACTAATTTAACTTATCTAGACTGTTCCTCAAATCAAAATTATGGTGTTACAATACAAAGTTTTCCCGGAATTGGTACTTTAGTTTTACCTAGTTCTGGCAGTTTAGAAACACTTATAACTAATAATAATAATCTTACATCTTTAGATTTACAACAGCAAACATCTCTAACAACTTTAAATTTAGGTTCAAATAGAGTTACAATGTTAGATGCATTAATGCAAACCTCTTTAGTAAGTTTAGTTTGTAATAGTAATAATATGAATACACTTATTTTACCAAACACAAACTCATTAACCACTATAAATACAAGTTTTAACAAAATAACATCTTTAGACACTTCTCCTTATACTTCTTTAGTAAGTTTAGTTTGTAATAATAACTTAATAAATTCACTTTTACTACCAAATACAAATACCTTAACTACTTTAAAATGTTATATAAACCAAATACCTAGTTTAGATATAATTAACAATGTGGGATTAACTCATTTAGATTGTAGAAATAACCCTTTACTGAGTTTAAATTTAACACAAAATACTGCTTTAACAGTTTTAAACTGTTCTGCAACTCAACTTTCTAGTTTAGATTTAACAACAAACACTTTATTAAATACAGTAGCATGTGGTGGCAATCAAATTTCAAGTTTAGACTTATCTAGACAAACAAATTTAAATACTCTGTATTGTAATTCTAATCAATTAACAAGTTTAAATATAAAAAATGGAAATAACACTTCTATTGTAACAAGTAAGTTTAACGCATCAAATAACCCAAATTTAAATTTAATTTGTGTAGATAATATAACATATGCAAATACTAATTTCACAAATAAGGACAGTCAATCATTTTATTCTGATTTATGTTCTTTTATACCAACAAACTCAAATACAATTAAAGGAACTGTTTCTTTTGATTTTAATAATGATGGATGTGATCCTTCTGATACAAAATCAATAAATACTAAATTAACTAATACTGCTGCAAATACCTCTAATGTAACTTTCACTAACAATAATGGTGAATATTTAATGTATACACAAGAAGCTACAAACAATATCGAAATTTTCACAAATTTACCAAGTTTTTTTAGTGTAACCCCAACAACACAATCTAAAACATTTTCTGGTTCTGGTTCAACAGAAGTTATTGACTTTTGTATCACAGCAAATCAGGTAGTAAACGATGTAAAAGTAACTGTAATACCAACTTTTGAAGCAAGACCTGGCTTTGACACCTCTGTAAGAGTTTACTATGAAAACATTGGTTCTAGTACTTTATCTGGCAATATTGATTTAGCTTTTTTAGACACACAACTTAATTTTTTAAGTGAAAACTCCTCGATTCCGAGTACTACTCTAGGTTCTCAAACAAGTACATTATTAACTTGGAGTTATACAAACTTACTACCTTTTGAAAAAGGTTTTATAGAAGTTCATTTTAATATTAACACGCCTGTAGACCCTATTAACCCTGTAAATGGTGGAGATGAAATTACATACACAAGTACAATAACTTGTACTGATACAGACGTAGATTTAAATAATAATACAAGTAGCGCAACAGAGCCTGTAGTAAACTCTTATGACCCAAATGATATTATTTGTTTTGAAGGAGATTATATAGATACCGTAGAACTACCAAATTTCCTAAATTATAGAATAAGATTCCAGAATACTGGTAGTGCTTCTGCAATTAATATTGTTGTTAAAAATGAGCTAGACGCTGATTTAGATTGGGACACTTTTACGCCTATTTCTGCAAGTCATAATTATAGACCTTCATTAACTGATGGTAATAAATTAGAATTCATTTTTGAGAACATTCATTTAGCAGATAGTTTATCAAATGAACCCGAAAGTCATGGTTGGGTATTCTTCAAGATTAAGCCAAAAAGTACTTTTAGTTTATCTGATGTTGTAGAAAGTACTGCAAACATATTTTTTGATTATAACGCACCTGTTATAACTAATACTGCTAGAACACAACGCTCTAAAATAGCAACACTTACAACTACTGATGCCTTAAGAATTAATGGAACTAGTGTTGATTTAGCGGGTAACATTTCTACAAATGGTGGTGCTGCTGTTACGGAACGTGGTATTGTATATTCTTTAACTTCAGATACAGCAGATCCTCTTATAGGAAGTAGTAATGTTATTAAAATATCTAATGGTACTGGTATTGGTAGTTTTACAAATACAGTTACTAATTTAACACTTAACACACCATATTCTTATAAATCTTATGCGATAAACGCTGAAGGAACAAGTTATGGTTCTGTAAAAACATTTACAACAGCTACAACTGTTTTATCTAGTAATGATATATTCACAAGTAAAAATTTAAGATTGTACCCCAACCCAGTTACAGATATTCTTACTCTTAAATTAAGTAACCAATTTAAAATTAAAAAAATGAAAATATTTACCATTTTTGGTAAATTAATTATGGAAAGTACTACTAAAAAAATAGATCTATCTAAAATTTCTAACGGTATTTATCTTGTGAAAATAGTTACTGATAAAGGTACTGTTTCTAGAAAAATAGTGAAACATTAA
- a CDS encoding DUF1835 domain-containing protein — protein sequence MKASFLHITNGDSTTNYLQKLKFKGEIITWREMLCEGKTTTDVGSEHFWKNRFDFLKTSYKTTKKTFIDYTLKEYRNLCNQKQQDEIILWFEHDLFCQINMLAVISWLKRYRKGRKISLVCSGKIEGSNKLHGLGELSENQLQEHYKNRVTLSLDDIEYADYIWQLYCSDSPLRLEAIYAFNPMSPFIYLKDALQAHLQRFPSIENGLNSIENTIINTSNKNTLTSKNQLINTLLNEQEVFGFGDIQYERKIDSLKKLFTSFNPVKLSKIGQQVLENQKNYYADLRSDTSYLGGARKYSFLHHNATGKLLQITS from the coding sequence ATGAAAGCATCTTTTTTACACATTACCAATGGAGATAGTACTACAAACTATCTTCAAAAACTGAAATTTAAAGGTGAAATTATTACCTGGAGAGAAATGCTTTGTGAGGGTAAAACCACTACAGACGTTGGTAGCGAGCATTTTTGGAAAAACAGATTCGATTTTCTTAAGACTTCTTATAAAACTACCAAAAAGACTTTTATTGACTATACTTTAAAGGAATATAGAAATCTTTGTAATCAAAAACAACAAGACGAAATTATCTTGTGGTTTGAGCATGATTTGTTTTGTCAAATTAATATGCTTGCAGTAATTAGCTGGTTAAAACGTTATCGAAAAGGAAGAAAAATCTCTTTAGTGTGCAGTGGTAAAATTGAAGGCTCAAATAAGTTACATGGATTAGGAGAGCTTTCTGAAAATCAATTACAAGAACACTATAAAAATAGAGTAACATTATCACTAGATGATATTGAATATGCAGACTATATTTGGCAATTATATTGCTCTGATAGTCCGTTGCGATTAGAAGCCATTTATGCGTTTAACCCGATGTCTCCATTTATCTATTTAAAAGATGCATTACAAGCACATTTACAACGTTTTCCATCGATAGAAAATGGTTTAAACTCTATTGAAAATACTATAATTAACACTTCAAATAAAAATACATTAACCTCTAAAAATCAATTAATTAATACATTATTAAATGAGCAGGAGGTTTTTGGATTTGGAGACATTCAATATGAACGAAAAATTGATTCGCTTAAAAAGCTATTCACTTCTTTTAATCCAGTAAAACTGTCTAAAATTGGACAACAAGTATTAGAAAATCAGAAGAATTATTATGCAGATTTACGTTCTGACACTTCTTATTTAGGCGGTGCAAGAAAATATAGTTTTTTGCATCATAATGCTACGGGAAAATTATTGCAAATAACTTCTTAA